tatgatcaTATGCTCCATCTTTTATCAAGCTCTTAGTACGTTCAAGAATGAAGCATGCAAATGTGGCTAAGCTTTTTGGTTATTGTATAAGAGACAATCGTCGTTTCTTGGTTGAAGAACATTGGACGCAGGGAACGCTACACCAAATTTTGCATGGTACAGGAAGTTATGTGATTAGCTGGACGCAAAGGGTAACAATTGCATATGACGTGGCAAAGGGATTAGAGTATTTGCATTATCAAAACCGACTTGCGCACATTGATTCCAGCAACGTGCTTTTGTTCAGTAACTTCAAAGCAAAGATTTCAACTGGATCATCAGCAAGTGAAAGTTATTGGGCTCCAGAGTAATGTGCTACTGTGCTAGAACCCATCACTAAATCTGTTGTTAATTAATAATAAGCTGCCATGACGTATTATGCGTTACTAGAGTTTTACTTGCGTTTGAATGGTGCATGACGTGCGCTTATGTTGTAGATATAATGGAAGAGAGGTCACAATGAAAGGCAACGTGTATAGCTTCGGGGTTCTTCTATTTGAGCTTTTTACTGGAAACAAGCCATCCAAAGGAATCGTCAACTCAGTAAGCGATTAAGAGTCTGGTTTATTT
The genomic region above belongs to Lactuca sativa cultivar Salinas chromosome 4, Lsat_Salinas_v11, whole genome shotgun sequence and contains:
- the LOC128133661 gene encoding PTI1-like tyrosine-protein kinase 3; protein product: MKHANVAKLFGYCIRDNRRFLVEEHWTQGTLHQILHGTGSYVISWTQRVTIAYDVAKGLEYLHYQNRLAHIDSSNVLLFSNFKAKISTGSSASESYWAPEYNGREVTMKGNVYSFGVLLFELFTGNKPSKGIVNSVLSAMDNVGSLVDPKLNGEFTSREAEKLAFTMLLATMDQPSDRPDMNTIVEYFKKLLAVEWIDDAIQTPKYVANLPSGY